The genomic window GCTTGCACAAATTTTCTCTCACTCTGTAGAAGACTTGAGCGAAGACAGCCTGTTCCAAAGCCTCATTGGGCGAGAGCGCTTAGGCTCTACCGGCATAGGCGATGGTATAGCTATCCCCCACTGCCGCTTTGCAACTGGCGGCGAAACTTTTTGCGCTTGCATCACCCTTGAAGAACCCGTCGACTTTGATTCGATCGACAACAAACCGGTAGATGTAATATTCGCAATGGTAGTACCAGAAGACGCCAACAGCGAACACTTAGCCACCTTGGCTAGCCTTGCAGAGAAACTGCAAAAACCAGAATTTGTTAAGGGTTTACGCAACGCCACTTCCGACGCGCAATTGTTTAACGCGGCTGTGTCGGCCTGCTAAGATAAACCATCTATACTCACGGTATATACGCTGCGCAAACGCACCGTTTTGACTCTCCTTACACAAATTTACTGCTACCCTTTATTGGTAGTGTAAATGTAAAGGTATTCGTCAATACTCCACTCACACACTGGGATACAAAGGTCACAGCTATGCGATTGTTAGTTATCAGTGGACGATCCGGTTCAGGCAAAACCTCCGCGCTGCACTTGCTCGAGGATGAAGGCTTTACCTGTATTGACAACTTACCCGTAAAACTTCTACCCGCGCTAATAGAGCAAATTGGTGATGCACCCCATGCCAGTAAACACAAATTTGCAATTGGCATAGATGCGCGCAACCTAAACAGCGATTTAAGCCAAATCGAATCTCTTATTAAAGACAACTTGCCCGCCAATGCGGAGTGCCTGGTTGTGTACTTAGATACCTCGCGCGAAGTGCTACTTAAACGCTTCAGCGAAACTCGACGCAAGCACCCCCTTTCAGACCAAAACACTGGTCTAAACGAAGCCATTGCAAAAGAAAAAGTAATTTTAGAACCGGTGGCGGCGGCTGCAGACATTACCGTTGATACTAGCCATATGTCCTTGCACGAATTGCGCAGCACCATTAAGCGCTTGGTGGTAGGGGAAGAAAGCAAAGGCATGGCCATTATGTTCAAGTCGTTTGGCTTTAAATACGGCGTGCCGGTTGATGCCGACTTTATTTTCGATGTGCGCTGCTTACCCAACCCCTACTGGAGCCCCGAATTGCGCTCTCAATCAGGTTTAGAGGCGGGGGTTATCGAGTTTCTGAATTCACAACAGGAAGTGGATGACATGTTTGATGATATTTGCGCATTCGTTCAAAAGTGGGCACCGTCGTTTCAGGCCAATAACCGCAGTTACCTAACTGTTGCCATTGGCTGCACCGGTGGCATGCACCGGTCGGTATATTTAGCTGAACGATTAGCGGCTGAGCTAAAGAAAGGTTATGCTAATGTACAAACACGGCACCGCCAACTAGAACAAAAACCAGGCGCTTAAGACCCTATGCAGTATCGCGAAACAGAAATCATTAACAAGTTAGGCCTGCACGCACGGGCCGCATCCAAGTTCGCCAATTTAGCCACTCGTTTTCAATGCAAAATAACGGTTAAACTAGGCGAGAAAAGTATCGATGGCAAAAGTATTATGTCGCTGATGCTTCTGGCCGCGGGAATTGGTAGCCAAATAGCTATCACAACTGAAGGCTCAGACGAAGAAGAAGCAATGGATGCCCTTCTAGAGTTAATTAACAACCGCTTCGACGAGCCGGAATAACACTCACCGCTCTACCCGCGCCGATATCGCAAGTACCGCCGCTATTAGCGAGCGGAGCGCTTGCGCAAGAACCACCAACACCTACAAGTAGTATGTCCCCCTGCGTGCTGACGCGGCCGGGGAAAAGAGACAAGAAAATATGCAGCAATCGGCATCCGAAGACTTAAAGAACCAAATGCAAGCACGCTTAAGCAAGGTTCAAAGTCTATTAGAAAGCGGTACCTTTCGGCAGGTGCGTCAGCTACTTAATGCCTTAAAACCGGTTGAGATAGCTCGCATTATCGCCTCTTCGCCACCACACTCACGTAAAGTGCTGTGGGATTTAGTCGACAAAGAAGTTACCGGTGAAGTTGTAGAAGAACTGCCCTCCGATATTCGCGAGCAGTTTTTACGCGGTATGGATGCCGAAGCCGTTGCCGAGCTAACCGAAGGCCTCGAAGCGGATGACGTTGTAGATATTCTGCAGCACCTGCCTGAAACTATCATGCAGGAAGTACTCGCTGCGATGAGCGAGCAAGATCGCCACCGCGTTGAATCCATCCTGCCCTATGGCAAAGATACCGCCGGCGGTTTGGCCAACACCGATACCATTACCGTGCGGCCGCGCTTCACCCTCGATGTAGTACTGCGCTATTTGCGCAGACACACAGACCTGCCACCATCGACCGACAGCCTAATTGTTGTAAACCGTAAAGATGACTTTTTGGGCTTGTTGCCGCTCAGTAAGCTACTCACTAGCGACCCCAACACCACCGTGCGCGAAGTAATGGAATCGGATATAAATGCTATACCGGCCGATATGCACGATACCGATGTGGCGAAACTGTTTGAACAGCACGACTGGATTTCGGCCCCTGTGGTGGACGACCAAGGTAAGCTTATTGGCCGAATCACCATTGATGACGT from Saccharophagus degradans 2-40 includes these protein-coding regions:
- the ptsN gene encoding PTS IIA-like nitrogen regulatory protein PtsN, which produces MLVETILTLDCTRSKIVGGSKKRVLEQLAQIFSHSVEDLSEDSLFQSLIGRERLGSTGIGDGIAIPHCRFATGGETFCACITLEEPVDFDSIDNKPVDVIFAMVVPEDANSEHLATLASLAEKLQKPEFVKGLRNATSDAQLFNAAVSAC
- the rapZ gene encoding RNase adapter RapZ, which codes for MRLLVISGRSGSGKTSALHLLEDEGFTCIDNLPVKLLPALIEQIGDAPHASKHKFAIGIDARNLNSDLSQIESLIKDNLPANAECLVVYLDTSREVLLKRFSETRRKHPLSDQNTGLNEAIAKEKVILEPVAAAADITVDTSHMSLHELRSTIKRLVVGEESKGMAIMFKSFGFKYGVPVDADFIFDVRCLPNPYWSPELRSQSGLEAGVIEFLNSQQEVDDMFDDICAFVQKWAPSFQANNRSYLTVAIGCTGGMHRSVYLAERLAAELKKGYANVQTRHRQLEQKPGA
- a CDS encoding HPr family phosphocarrier protein, with product MQYRETEIINKLGLHARAASKFANLATRFQCKITVKLGEKSIDGKSIMSLMLLAAGIGSQIAITTEGSDEEEAMDALLELINNRFDEPE
- the mgtE gene encoding magnesium transporter, with product MQQSASEDLKNQMQARLSKVQSLLESGTFRQVRQLLNALKPVEIARIIASSPPHSRKVLWDLVDKEVTGEVVEELPSDIREQFLRGMDAEAVAELTEGLEADDVVDILQHLPETIMQEVLAAMSEQDRHRVESILPYGKDTAGGLANTDTITVRPRFTLDVVLRYLRRHTDLPPSTDSLIVVNRKDDFLGLLPLSKLLTSDPNTTVREVMESDINAIPADMHDTDVAKLFEQHDWISAPVVDDQGKLIGRITIDDVVDVIREGADHSLMSLAGLDEEEDTFAPVFRTIPRRAIWLGINLLTAILASAVINVFQGTIDKVVALAVLMTVVASMGGVAGSQTLTVVIRGMATGHLGPTNMRWLLSREVRVGLVNGCLWAGIMGLVAAYWFGDPLLAVLLAVALVINLLVAALAGALLPNILKSLKIDPALAGGVTLTTVTDVVGYLVFLGLATFFYA